A stretch of the Pyxidicoccus trucidator genome encodes the following:
- a CDS encoding TAT-variant-translocated molybdopterin oxidoreductase, which yields MSDSLPKYWQSLAERAGELPEQTRNEFADELPVGVAASPPDASSRRDFFKVMGLSAAAAMVACQRAPVQKVIPYVARPDEVTPGTALWYASTCNGCSAQCGLLLKTRDGRPIKVEGNDEHPVSRGGVCSVGQASVLSLYDASRARFPTSARQRTAWATLDGVVTAGLREAAETGRAIRVVLPWVMGPTAEAAVKRFLSAYPTARTVRYEPLGELSAIGDAHLVTHGVRVVPDYRFDQAKVIASFGADFLGTWVSPVAFTRQYTEARDAAGKREMARHFQVEPALTLTGAAADRRFLVAPSDVTPALADLVRRLAVKAGRTVPTVASLPAPALEEAALEELADALWAQRGRALVVAGGDEVAAQVLASTANALLGNEGTTVSVADGVTLDADALTYGALLAELGAGAVGAVLFLGVNPAYADPRVEELEALLKAVPLTVATSDRLDETASLVRFHAPDSTALESWGDSEPRRGVLSLRQPAVAPLHETRAVVESLLAWAGGPASHHDFLRARWEAEVFPLAGAVSVDFGAFWDEAVRRGVVRLPATAVAAPAFREDGLAKALAGVARPSVEWELVLYPSVAVRDGAPANNGWLQEVPDPITKATWGNPACIAPARAKALGLSDGDVVRVRAGGKTVALPVLIQAGTHPSVIAVAVGYGRTKAGRVADGIGVNGYPLAAVVDGQARRSVPGVTVEATGEQQPLALTQTYHRLEGRPHVREAELAAFLANPRAGNEVEGAHGGNGSHPLSIWSGHEYKGHRWAMAVDLSACTGCSACVVSCQAENNIPSVGRDEVLRSREMHWMRIDRYYEGDEANPQVVHQPMMCQHCENAPCETVCPVLATVHSSEGLNQQVYNRCVGTRYCANNCPTKVRRFNWFDYKHDEPLERMVLNPDVVVRSRGVMEKCSLCVQRVTEAKATAHREGRPLRDGDVQTACQQSCPAKALHFGDINDPGSAVAKLSKDGRAFRLLEELNIGPSITYLTKIRNTGSGSET from the coding sequence ATGTCCGACTCCCTTCCCAAGTACTGGCAGAGCCTGGCCGAGCGCGCGGGCGAGCTGCCCGAGCAGACGCGGAACGAGTTCGCCGACGAGCTGCCGGTGGGCGTGGCCGCCTCGCCTCCCGATGCGAGCAGCCGCCGCGACTTCTTCAAGGTGATGGGCCTGAGCGCCGCCGCCGCGATGGTGGCCTGCCAGCGCGCGCCCGTGCAGAAGGTCATCCCCTACGTGGCCCGGCCGGACGAAGTCACTCCGGGTACGGCGCTCTGGTACGCGTCCACCTGCAACGGGTGCAGCGCCCAGTGCGGCCTGCTGCTGAAGACGCGCGACGGCCGCCCCATCAAGGTGGAGGGCAACGACGAGCACCCCGTCTCGCGCGGCGGTGTGTGCTCGGTGGGCCAGGCGTCCGTCCTGTCCCTCTATGACGCCAGTCGCGCCCGCTTCCCCACCTCGGCCCGCCAGCGCACCGCGTGGGCGACGCTGGACGGCGTGGTGACGGCGGGGCTGCGTGAGGCCGCCGAGACGGGCAGGGCCATCCGCGTGGTGCTGCCCTGGGTGATGGGCCCCACCGCCGAGGCCGCGGTGAAGCGCTTCCTCTCCGCGTACCCCACGGCGCGCACGGTGCGCTACGAGCCGCTGGGCGAGCTGTCGGCGATTGGCGACGCCCACCTCGTCACCCACGGCGTGCGCGTGGTGCCGGACTACCGCTTCGACCAGGCGAAGGTCATCGCCAGCTTCGGCGCGGACTTCCTGGGCACCTGGGTGTCTCCCGTGGCCTTCACCCGCCAGTACACCGAGGCGCGCGACGCGGCCGGCAAGCGGGAGATGGCGCGGCACTTCCAGGTGGAGCCGGCGCTGACGCTCACCGGCGCCGCCGCGGACCGACGCTTCCTGGTGGCTCCGTCCGATGTGACGCCCGCCCTGGCGGACCTGGTGCGGCGGCTGGCGGTGAAGGCGGGCCGCACGGTGCCGACGGTGGCGTCGCTGCCCGCTCCGGCGCTGGAGGAGGCCGCGCTGGAGGAGTTGGCGGACGCGCTGTGGGCGCAGCGGGGCAGGGCGCTCGTGGTGGCGGGCGGGGACGAGGTGGCCGCGCAGGTGCTGGCCAGCACGGCCAACGCGCTGCTCGGCAACGAGGGCACCACGGTGTCCGTGGCGGACGGCGTGACGCTGGATGCGGATGCGCTGACGTACGGTGCGCTGCTGGCGGAGCTGGGGGCCGGGGCGGTGGGCGCGGTGCTCTTCCTGGGCGTCAACCCTGCCTATGCGGACCCTCGCGTTGAGGAACTGGAGGCGCTGCTCAAGGCCGTGCCGCTCACCGTGGCCACCAGCGACAGGCTGGACGAGACGGCGTCCCTGGTGCGTTTCCATGCGCCGGACTCCACGGCGCTGGAGTCGTGGGGAGACTCGGAGCCTCGGCGTGGCGTGCTGTCACTGCGTCAGCCAGCGGTGGCTCCGCTGCATGAGACTCGCGCGGTGGTGGAGTCGCTGCTGGCGTGGGCGGGGGGGCCTGCCTCGCACCATGACTTCCTGCGCGCTCGCTGGGAGGCGGAGGTGTTTCCCCTCGCTGGTGCGGTGTCGGTGGACTTCGGCGCCTTCTGGGATGAGGCCGTGCGCCGGGGCGTGGTGAGGCTGCCCGCGACTGCCGTGGCGGCTCCGGCCTTCCGCGAGGATGGGCTGGCGAAGGCGCTGGCCGGTGTGGCCCGGCCCTCCGTGGAGTGGGAGCTGGTGCTGTACCCCTCCGTGGCGGTGCGCGACGGCGCCCCCGCCAACAACGGCTGGTTGCAGGAGGTGCCGGACCCCATCACCAAGGCGACGTGGGGCAACCCCGCCTGCATCGCTCCGGCTCGAGCGAAGGCGCTGGGCCTCTCCGACGGCGACGTGGTGCGGGTGCGCGCGGGCGGGAAGACGGTGGCGCTACCGGTGCTCATCCAGGCGGGCACGCACCCCTCCGTCATCGCCGTGGCGGTGGGCTATGGCCGCACGAAGGCGGGCCGCGTGGCCGACGGCATCGGCGTCAACGGCTACCCGCTGGCGGCGGTGGTGGACGGACAGGCGCGGCGCTCGGTGCCGGGCGTCACGGTGGAGGCCACCGGCGAGCAGCAGCCGCTGGCGCTCACCCAGACGTACCACCGGCTGGAAGGACGCCCCCACGTGCGTGAGGCCGAGCTGGCCGCCTTCCTGGCCAACCCGCGCGCCGGCAACGAGGTGGAGGGGGCGCATGGCGGAAATGGCTCGCACCCGCTCTCCATCTGGTCCGGCCATGAGTACAAGGGCCACCGCTGGGCCATGGCGGTGGACCTGAGCGCCTGCACGGGCTGCTCGGCCTGTGTGGTGTCCTGCCAGGCGGAGAACAACATCCCCAGCGTGGGGCGCGACGAGGTGCTGCGCTCGCGCGAGATGCACTGGATGCGCATCGACCGCTACTACGAGGGCGACGAGGCCAACCCCCAGGTCGTCCACCAGCCGATGATGTGCCAGCACTGCGAGAATGCGCCGTGCGAGACGGTGTGCCCGGTGCTCGCCACGGTGCACTCCAGCGAGGGGCTCAACCAGCAGGTCTACAACCGCTGCGTGGGCACCCGGTACTGCGCCAACAACTGCCCCACCAAGGTCCGCCGCTTCAACTGGTTCGACTACAAGCACGACGAGCCGCTGGAGCGCATGGTGCTCAACCCGGACGTCGTCGTGCGCAGCCGTGGCGTCATGGAGAAGTGCTCCCTGTGCGTGCAGCGCGTCACCGAGGCCAAGGCCACCGCCCACCGTGAGGGCCGTCCGCTGCGCGACGGAGACGTCCAGACGGCCTGCCAGCAGAGCTGCCCCGCGAAGGCCCTCCACTTCGGGGACATCAATGACCCCGGCAGCGCGGTGGCGAAGCTCTCGAAGGACGGCCGCGCCTTCCGGCTGCTGGAGGAGCTGAACATCGGGCCGTCCATCACCTACCTCACGAAGATCCGCAACACCGGGTCGGGAAGCGAAACATGA